Proteins encoded within one genomic window of Acidovorax sp. 107:
- a CDS encoding ammonium transporter — MEALKQGTDALFILLGAIMVLAMHAGFAFLELGTVRKKNQVNALVKILVDFSVSTVVYFVVGYTVAYGTHFFIGAESLVQQSGYALVKFFFLLTFAAAIPAIVSGGIAERAKFWPQLLATAVIVGFVYPFFEGIAWNQHFGVQGWIKAITGEEFHDFAGSVVVHAMGGWIALPAVILLGSRANRYRKDGAISAHPPSNIPFLALGAWVLVVGWFGFNVMSAQTVDKLSGLVAVNSLMAMVGGTLAALVLGKNDPGFVHNGPLAGLVAVCAGSDLMHPLGALVVGAVAGAIFVLMFTLTQNKWKIDDVLGVWPLHGLCGTWGGLAAGLFGSKALGGLGGVSLSAQLIGTGLGVVWALFGGVVVYGILKQTVGIRLTQEEEFDGADLSIHKISATPDREVSW; from the coding sequence ATGGAAGCACTCAAACAGGGCACGGATGCCTTGTTCATCTTGCTCGGGGCGATCATGGTGTTGGCCATGCACGCCGGGTTTGCGTTTTTGGAACTGGGTACGGTCCGCAAAAAGAACCAGGTAAATGCGCTGGTCAAGATCCTGGTGGACTTCTCGGTGTCCACCGTGGTTTATTTTGTGGTGGGCTACACCGTGGCCTACGGCACGCATTTTTTCATCGGCGCAGAGTCGCTGGTGCAGCAAAGCGGCTATGCGCTGGTCAAGTTCTTCTTTTTGCTCACCTTTGCGGCGGCCATTCCGGCCATCGTGTCGGGCGGCATTGCAGAGCGCGCCAAGTTCTGGCCTCAACTGCTGGCAACGGCGGTCATCGTGGGCTTTGTGTACCCGTTTTTTGAGGGCATTGCATGGAACCAGCATTTTGGCGTGCAGGGCTGGATCAAGGCCATCACGGGTGAGGAGTTTCACGACTTTGCCGGCTCGGTGGTGGTGCACGCCATGGGCGGCTGGATTGCACTGCCGGCGGTGATCTTGCTGGGCTCGCGCGCCAACCGCTACCGCAAGGATGGCGCGATCTCGGCCCACCCGCCGTCCAACATTCCGTTCCTGGCACTGGGCGCCTGGGTGCTGGTGGTGGGCTGGTTTGGCTTCAATGTGATGAGCGCGCAAACCGTGGACAAGCTCTCAGGCCTGGTGGCAGTGAACTCGCTGATGGCCATGGTAGGCGGCACGCTGGCCGCCCTGGTGCTGGGCAAGAACGACCCCGGCTTTGTGCACAACGGCCCGCTGGCGGGTCTGGTGGCCGTGTGTGCGGGCTCGGACCTCATGCACCCGCTGGGTGCGCTGGTGGTCGGCGCGGTGGCCGGGGCCATTTTTGTGCTGATGTTCACCCTGACCCAGAACAAATGGAAGATCGACGATGTGCTGGGCGTGTGGCCGCTGCACGGGCTGTGCGGTACCTGGGGCGGCTTGGCTGCCGGCCTGTTTGGCAGCAAGGCATTGGGCGGGCTGGGCGGGGTCAGCCTGTCGGCACAACTCATCGGCACAGGCCTGGGCGTGGTGTGGGCCCTTTTCGGCGGCGTGGTGGTGTACGGCATCCTCAAGCAGACGGTGGGCATCCGACTGACGCAGGAAGAAGAGTTTGACGGCGCCGACCTGAGCATCCACAAGATCAGTGCCACGCCAGACCGCGAAGTGAGCTGGTAG
- a CDS encoding IS1595-like element ISCsp2 family transposase: METQMLTPTPGQDYPRTWNEFLDWFATEEACQAFLEKLRWPQGFVCPRCGNAGDVYRASRTRLMCRSCQYQGTVTSGTIFDKTRTPLRVWLAAAWYLTNQKQGVSALGLQRVLGLGSYQTAWTMLHRFRRAMVRPGRDKLKGLVEVDETYLSITDRKNPATLAGRKSSTTKVLMVMAVEIVEPKGFGRIRLRRIDRDSATHVIPFVQEVVEPGAQVRTDGSAAYRALGELGYTHQRTVMLGSGVPAHVCMAGVHRVASLVQRWVLGTHHGSVQPEHLDAYLDEFVFRFNRRTSSSRGMLFYRLLQQAVVTPPVTYGDVVSKNTGERQSDTIAG, encoded by the coding sequence ATGGAAACCCAGATGCTAACGCCAACTCCTGGACAGGACTACCCTCGCACCTGGAACGAATTTCTTGACTGGTTTGCCACCGAAGAGGCCTGCCAGGCGTTCCTGGAGAAGCTTCGCTGGCCCCAAGGCTTCGTCTGCCCGCGTTGCGGCAACGCTGGTGATGTGTACCGCGCCAGCCGCACTCGCCTGATGTGCCGCTCATGCCAGTATCAAGGCACAGTGACCTCTGGGACCATCTTTGACAAGACGCGCACACCGCTGCGTGTCTGGCTGGCTGCAGCTTGGTACCTGACCAATCAGAAACAAGGCGTGAGCGCCCTGGGGCTGCAGCGCGTATTGGGCTTGGGGAGTTACCAGACGGCCTGGACCATGCTGCACCGGTTCCGACGCGCCATGGTTCGCCCGGGCCGGGACAAGCTCAAGGGGCTTGTGGAGGTGGATGAAACGTACCTGTCCATTACGGATCGCAAAAATCCCGCCACCCTTGCAGGGCGCAAGAGCAGCACCACCAAAGTGTTGATGGTCATGGCGGTGGAGATCGTGGAGCCCAAGGGGTTCGGGCGCATCCGGTTGCGCCGCATCGACCGAGACTCCGCCACCCACGTCATCCCCTTTGTGCAGGAAGTGGTCGAGCCCGGAGCCCAGGTCCGCACGGATGGTTCGGCGGCATACCGCGCTCTGGGAGAGCTGGGTTACACCCACCAGCGCACCGTCATGCTCGGCTCGGGCGTACCTGCCCATGTCTGCATGGCGGGAGTGCACCGGGTCGCCTCGCTGGTACAGCGCTGGGTGCTGGGAACGCACCACGGTTCTGTGCAGCCAGAGCACCTGGATGCCTACCTCGATGAATTCGTGTTCCGCTTCAACCGGCGCACATCCAGCTCGCGCGGGATGCTGTTTTACCGCTTGCTGCAGCAAGCGGTGGTCACGCCGCCAGTGACGTATGGGGATGTCGTGAGCAAGAATACCGGGGAGAGGCAATCGGATACCATTGCTGGATGA
- a CDS encoding PA0069 family radical SAM protein has protein sequence MSPSPVPDDDLPAPPQEIRIPLQAIRGRGAATAMAHRFAKDQRERADDGWGPLRPLGEALGLEHGGAEQAGALNGAVAGGGDGWSDGWDGGDGDSRSSPSPATRVHFETARSALCANDSPDIFFELSVNPYRGCEHGCIYCYARPTHSYLNFSPGLDFETQIVAKHNIAQVLRQELAQPRYVPRLLNIGSATDCYQPVERDLKLTRSVIEVMREARHPFSLITKSSGVERDLDLLAPLAAQRLAAVYVTITTLDATLARRMEPRAAAPHRRLRTIRALAEAGVPVGVSVAPQIPFITEDMEHVLEAARDAGARTAFYTVLRLPWELDALFREWLTVHYPQRATRVMARVQDLHHLTEAQRAAGKAYDSDFVTRMKGSGLWADLLRQRFANTCRRLGLNREREGLDLGQFRPGLLKGQDSLF, from the coding sequence ATGAGCCCATCCCCCGTCCCCGACGACGACCTGCCTGCACCGCCGCAGGAGATCCGCATCCCGCTGCAAGCCATTCGGGGGCGGGGTGCGGCCACGGCCATGGCGCACCGTTTTGCCAAAGACCAGCGCGAACGGGCGGACGATGGGTGGGGCCCTCTGCGGCCCCTTGGCGAGGCGCTGGGCCTGGAGCATGGCGGCGCGGAGCAAGCGGGTGCGCTGAACGGCGCGGTGGCTGGGGGTGGTGATGGATGGAGCGATGGATGGGATGGGGGTGACGGGGACAGTCGCTCCAGCCCCTCACCCGCCACCCGGGTGCATTTTGAGACCGCGCGCAGCGCCTTGTGTGCCAATGACTCGCCGGACATCTTCTTCGAGCTTTCGGTCAATCCCTACCGGGGCTGCGAGCACGGCTGCATCTACTGCTACGCCCGACCCACGCACAGCTACCTCAATTTTTCACCCGGGCTCGACTTTGAGACGCAGATCGTGGCCAAGCACAATATTGCGCAGGTGCTGCGTCAAGAGCTTGCGCAGCCGCGCTATGTACCGCGCCTGCTCAATATCGGCTCGGCCACCGACTGCTACCAGCCCGTGGAGCGTGACCTGAAGCTCACGCGCAGCGTGATCGAGGTGATGCGCGAGGCCCGGCACCCGTTCTCGCTGATCACAAAATCCAGCGGTGTGGAGCGCGATCTCGATTTGCTCGCCCCGCTGGCCGCACAGCGCCTGGCAGCGGTGTACGTCACCATCACCACACTCGACGCCACGCTGGCCCGGCGCATGGAGCCCCGTGCTGCTGCGCCCCACCGGCGGCTGCGCACCATCCGTGCCCTGGCTGAGGCAGGAGTGCCGGTGGGCGTGAGCGTGGCGCCCCAGATACCCTTCATCACCGAAGACATGGAACACGTGCTGGAGGCCGCGCGCGACGCTGGAGCGCGCACCGCGTTCTACACCGTGCTGCGGCTGCCGTGGGAGCTGGATGCGTTGTTTCGCGAATGGCTCACGGTGCACTACCCCCAGCGCGCGACGCGCGTCATGGCGCGGGTGCAAGACCTGCACCACCTCACCGAAGCCCAACGCGCCGCGGGCAAGGCCTATGACAGCGACTTTGTGACCCGCATGAAGGGCAGCGGGCTGTGGGCCGACCTGCTGCGCCAGCGCTTTGCCAACACCTGCCGCCGCCTGGGTCTCAACCGCGAGCGTGAGGGGCTGGACCTGGGGCAGTTCAGGCCGGGGCTGCTGAAGGGGCAGGACAGCCTCTTCTAG
- a CDS encoding sodium-dependent bicarbonate transport family permease, which yields MQSLLDPAILFFALGVFAGLVRSNLEMPAAISKFLSIYLLMALGLKGGFALAASGLTPSVASSLGLAVLLAVVVPLVGYALLRRVLSGFNAAAVAATYGSVSAVTFVTATQYLESQHIAYGGYMAAAMALMESPAIILAVMLANAMRQRQSVAQSLEVNASSPLLRVQPVVTMASAGGPALAGGSAGGAPGKPGTHLSVGKILHESFTDGTQLLLLGAMVIGMVTGDAGKAAMQPFSGDLFKGMLCLFLLDMGLSTARNLPAVRKQSPWLLAYAVLGPLTHACLALALAWLLQVPTGDAVLLMVLAASASYIAVPAVVRYAIPEADPSLYVSLSLGVTFPLNILVGIPLYTQVVQRVWGG from the coding sequence ATGCAAAGCTTGCTGGACCCTGCGATTTTGTTTTTTGCCCTGGGAGTGTTTGCGGGCCTGGTCCGATCCAACTTGGAGATGCCGGCGGCGATCTCGAAGTTCTTGTCCATCTACCTGCTAATGGCGCTAGGCCTGAAAGGCGGGTTTGCATTAGCGGCCTCGGGCCTGACACCCAGTGTGGCCAGCAGTCTGGGGCTGGCGGTGCTGTTGGCCGTGGTGGTGCCGCTGGTGGGCTATGCGCTGCTGCGGCGTGTGCTGTCGGGCTTTAACGCAGCAGCGGTCGCAGCCACCTACGGATCGGTCAGCGCCGTGACCTTTGTGACGGCCACACAGTACCTGGAGTCACAGCACATTGCCTACGGCGGCTACATGGCGGCAGCCATGGCGCTGATGGAGTCGCCCGCCATCATCCTGGCGGTGATGCTGGCCAATGCGATGCGGCAGCGGCAGTCGGTGGCTCAGTCGTTGGAAGTCAACGCCTCAAGCCCCCTCCTGCGCGTGCAACCGGTGGTCACCATGGCGTCGGCAGGGGGCCCAGCACTGGCTGGCGGCAGCGCAGGCGGCGCACCTGGCAAGCCAGGGACTCACCTGTCGGTGGGCAAGATCCTGCACGAGTCGTTCACCGACGGCACCCAGTTGCTGCTGCTGGGCGCCATGGTAATCGGCATGGTGACTGGCGATGCCGGCAAGGCGGCCATGCAACCGTTCTCGGGCGACCTGTTCAAGGGCATGCTGTGCCTGTTCTTGCTGGACATGGGCTTGTCCACCGCGCGCAACCTGCCTGCGGTGCGCAAGCAGTCACCCTGGCTGCTGGCCTACGCGGTGCTGGGGCCGCTGACGCACGCCTGCCTGGCCCTGGCGCTGGCCTGGCTGCTGCAGGTGCCCACGGGGGATGCAGTGCTGCTCATGGTGTTGGCCGCCAGCGCGTCGTACATCGCGGTGCCTGCGGTGGTGCGCTATGCCATCCCCGAAGCCGACCCGTCGCTGTACGTGAGCCTCTCGCTGGGGGTGACGTTTCCGCTGAACATCCTGGTGGGCATTCCGCTGTACACGCAGGTGGTGCAGCGGGTGTGGGGGGGCTGA
- a CDS encoding LysR family transcriptional regulator translates to MNITFRQLRLFLALAETGSVSAAAKVMHVTQPTASMQLREVTQAVGLPLYEVVSRRVHLTEAGQALARTARAIAGEWDAFEQRVSGAKGLTSGRLKVAVVSTAKYFVPRLLGSFCKLHPQIDISLEVLNRDHVISRLRSNLDDLYVMSMPPADLPLEDQILMPNPLVVIAPAGHPLAAKKRIKLAQLQTERFILREKGSGTRMATDAHLRQLGFAPSALLELGSNEAIKESVEGQLGVSIVSHHALGPHHEGLAVLNVQGFPIQSQWHLVWPKGKQLSPIAEVFRAHLVGEVEGWMALR, encoded by the coding sequence ATGAACATCACCTTTCGCCAGTTGCGGCTGTTCCTGGCGCTGGCCGAGACGGGCAGCGTCAGCGCCGCTGCCAAGGTCATGCATGTCACGCAGCCCACGGCCTCCATGCAGTTGCGTGAGGTGACCCAGGCCGTGGGCCTGCCGCTGTACGAGGTGGTCTCACGCCGTGTACACCTGACCGAGGCGGGACAGGCCCTGGCCCGCACTGCGCGTGCCATTGCGGGCGAGTGGGATGCGTTCGAGCAGCGCGTGTCGGGCGCCAAGGGCCTCACCAGCGGGCGCCTCAAGGTCGCCGTGGTCAGCACCGCCAAATACTTTGTGCCCCGCCTGCTGGGCAGCTTCTGCAAGCTGCACCCGCAGATCGATATCTCGCTGGAGGTCCTCAACCGCGACCACGTCATTTCCCGCCTGCGCAGCAACCTGGACGACCTCTACGTCATGTCCATGCCGCCTGCGGATTTGCCGCTGGAGGACCAGATCCTCATGCCCAACCCGCTGGTTGTCATCGCCCCCGCCGGCCACCCCCTGGCCGCCAAAAAACGCATCAAGCTCGCGCAATTGCAGACGGAGCGTTTCATCCTGCGCGAAAAAGGCTCCGGCACCCGCATGGCCACTGACGCCCACCTGCGCCAACTGGGCTTTGCGCCCAGCGCATTGCTGGAGCTGGGCAGCAACGAAGCCATCAAGGAGTCGGTGGAGGGCCAGCTGGGCGTCTCCATCGTCTCCCACCACGCCCTGGGGCCGCACCACGAGGGGCTTGCCGTGCTCAACGTGCAGGGCTTTCCCATCCAGTCGCAGTGGCACCTGGTTTGGCCCAAGGGCAAGCAGCTGTCACCCATTGCCGAGGTGTTCCGGGCGCATCTGGTGGGAGAGGTGGAGGGCTGGATGGCATTGCGGTAA
- a CDS encoding DMT family transporter: protein MNQSVIYALGAAVLFGASTPFAKLLTGDLPPVLLAGLLYLGSGLGLALVRVVRDGGLKPSGVPLNEWPWLLGAVLFGGVMGPVALMFGLHSTSGATASLLLNLEAVLTAVIAWWVFKENADRRIVGGMVAIVAGGIALGWQTDSSWPPSGTGSWLVGLACLCWAIDNNLTRKVSASDALFVAGIKGLIAGSVNTALAISMGAAWPSWATLSATMAVGLLGYGISLALFVLALRGLGTARTGAYFSTATFMGVVVSLLVFSEPTSWVFWMAAALMGLGVWLHLTEHHSHEHQHEALEHEHEHEHDEHHQHAHGVEHRGSGKHSHRHTHQPLKHTHPHYPDIHHRHVH from the coding sequence ATGAATCAAAGCGTCATTTACGCCCTGGGCGCAGCGGTGCTCTTTGGCGCAAGCACCCCTTTTGCCAAGCTCCTGACGGGCGACCTGCCACCGGTGCTGCTGGCAGGCCTTCTGTATCTGGGCAGCGGCCTCGGGCTGGCCCTGGTGCGTGTGGTCCGCGATGGCGGGCTCAAACCCTCTGGCGTTCCCTTGAATGAGTGGCCCTGGCTCCTGGGCGCCGTGCTGTTTGGAGGCGTGATGGGGCCTGTGGCGCTGATGTTTGGACTGCACTCCACCAGCGGCGCCACGGCTTCGCTGCTGTTGAATCTGGAAGCAGTGCTGACCGCAGTCATTGCCTGGTGGGTGTTCAAAGAAAACGCCGACCGGCGCATCGTGGGGGGCATGGTTGCCATCGTGGCGGGAGGCATTGCATTGGGCTGGCAGACCGACTCTTCGTGGCCACCCAGCGGCACGGGCTCTTGGCTGGTGGGCCTTGCCTGCTTGTGCTGGGCCATCGACAACAACCTCACACGCAAGGTTTCTGCCTCCGACGCGCTCTTTGTTGCCGGTATCAAGGGCCTGATTGCGGGGTCGGTCAACACCGCGCTGGCTATCAGCATGGGCGCTGCCTGGCCCTCATGGGCCACACTGTCTGCAACGATGGCTGTGGGCCTGTTGGGATACGGCATCAGCCTTGCGCTGTTTGTGCTGGCATTGCGCGGGCTCGGCACAGCCCGCACGGGAGCCTACTTCTCTACCGCGACCTTCATGGGGGTGGTTGTGTCCTTGTTGGTGTTCTCGGAGCCAACGTCATGGGTGTTTTGGATGGCCGCTGCGCTGATGGGCCTGGGGGTGTGGTTGCACCTCACGGAGCACCACAGCCATGAGCACCAGCACGAAGCGCTGGAACACGAGCACGAACACGAACATGACGAGCACCACCAGCACGCGCATGGCGTTGAGCATCGCGGCAGCGGCAAACACAGCCACCGCCACACACACCAACCCCTGAAGCACACGCACCCACACTACCCGGACATTCACCACCGGCATGTCCATTGA
- a CDS encoding GNAT family N-acetyltransferase, with protein sequence MSHTIHHQEQDAKGSFYIAHDGQRLAEMTYSRTNATMIIVDHTEVDPSLSGQGVGRALLDALVQWARATGTKVVPLCPFAKAQFDKDASLRDVLV encoded by the coding sequence ATGTCACACACCATTCACCACCAGGAGCAGGACGCCAAAGGCTCGTTCTACATCGCGCACGACGGCCAACGCCTGGCCGAGATGACCTACAGCCGCACCAACGCCACGATGATCATCGTGGACCATACCGAGGTGGACCCATCGCTCAGCGGCCAGGGTGTGGGACGTGCGCTGCTGGACGCGCTGGTGCAATGGGCCAGAGCCACGGGCACCAAGGTAGTCCCGCTGTGCCCGTTTGCCAAGGCGCAGTTCGACAAGGACGCCTCTTTGCGGGACGTGCTGGTGTAA
- a CDS encoding LysR family transcriptional regulator, with amino-acid sequence MNWDDTRIFLALTRAPSLRAAARSLGVDQATVGRRLNALEAELGAKLFLRAKDGYLLTAAGETALAAARRMESAALDLRTRIEGQDTSPGGLVRVTSTDSIAIDLLMPAIERLQQHWPHIRVDLEVSTQLLSLSRRQVDIAFRNVRPEAPDLVVRRVASWPVGLFASAGYVERFGMPVPEDELRGHHLVAYAPYLEHNAFLTMAGVPARQARIALAVRSSLLVRKGVAAGIGLGEMPVWMGAREGLVRIWPERRRATDYEVWQVMHPDLQRTARVRATAEFLSEAFQIG; translated from the coding sequence ATGAACTGGGACGACACCCGCATCTTTCTCGCCCTGACGCGAGCGCCCTCCTTGCGCGCCGCCGCGCGCAGCCTGGGCGTGGACCAGGCCACCGTGGGGCGGCGGCTGAATGCGCTGGAGGCCGAGCTGGGCGCCAAGCTCTTCCTGCGCGCCAAGGACGGCTACCTGCTCACCGCCGCGGGCGAGACAGCGCTGGCCGCCGCCCGCCGCATGGAAAGCGCTGCCCTGGACCTGCGCACCCGCATCGAGGGCCAGGACACCAGCCCCGGCGGCCTAGTGCGCGTGACCAGCACCGACTCGATCGCCATCGACCTGCTCATGCCCGCCATTGAGCGCCTGCAACAGCACTGGCCCCACATTCGCGTGGACCTGGAGGTGTCCACCCAGTTGCTCAGCCTCAGCCGCCGCCAGGTGGACATCGCGTTCCGCAACGTGCGGCCCGAGGCCCCCGACCTGGTGGTGCGCCGCGTGGCATCGTGGCCCGTGGGCCTGTTCGCCAGCGCGGGCTATGTCGAGCGTTTTGGCATGCCCGTACCCGAGGACGAGCTGCGCGGCCACCACCTGGTGGCCTACGCCCCCTACCTGGAGCACAACGCGTTTCTCACCATGGCGGGCGTGCCTGCGCGCCAGGCACGAATCGCGCTGGCCGTGCGCTCCAGCCTGCTGGTGCGCAAGGGTGTGGCGGCGGGCATTGGCCTGGGTGAAATGCCGGTGTGGATGGGGGCGCGCGAAGGCCTGGTGCGCATCTGGCCCGAGCGCCGCCGGGCAACCGACTACGAGGTCTGGCAGGTGATGCACCCCGACCTGCAACGCACCGCCCGGGTGCGCGCCACAGCAGAGTTTCTGTCGGAGGCGTTCCAGATCGGGTAG
- a CDS encoding NAD(P)H-quinone oxidoreductase, translating into MQAIVFDDFGGPEVLVAREIPVPEVRPHDLLVRNAAIGVNRADLLHRKGAYGRAYFGDADTMGLEIAGTVVAMGPEVQGFAVGDRVTGIVGGGAYAELSRIDHRMAMPVPAGMDLVAAGAVAEVFVTAHEALFHLARLRAGESVLIHAAAGGVGSAAVQLAHAAGARVFATAGGDKRGAVLGCGADVFIDYRSEDFQAVVAQATQGRGVDVVIDFIGAPYLQRNVRSLADGGRLVSVGLLGGAQGAELPMDVVLYRHLQILGTVMKSRPPEVKQAMVQRFAQQWLPALATGVIRPVIDSTFALADAAQAHRRMESGASIGKILLLPEAR; encoded by the coding sequence ATGCAAGCCATCGTGTTCGATGACTTTGGCGGCCCCGAGGTGCTGGTGGCGCGCGAGATCCCTGTCCCCGAGGTGCGCCCGCACGACCTGCTGGTGCGCAACGCCGCCATCGGCGTCAACCGGGCCGACCTGCTGCACCGCAAAGGGGCCTATGGTCGCGCCTACTTCGGCGATGCTGACACCATGGGGCTGGAGATTGCGGGCACGGTGGTCGCCATGGGGCCCGAGGTGCAAGGCTTTGCCGTGGGCGACCGCGTGACGGGCATCGTGGGCGGCGGGGCGTACGCCGAGCTGTCGCGCATCGACCACCGCATGGCCATGCCGGTGCCTGCGGGCATGGACTTGGTGGCCGCTGGCGCCGTGGCCGAGGTGTTCGTGACGGCGCATGAGGCGCTGTTCCACCTGGCGCGCCTGCGCGCGGGCGAGTCGGTGCTGATCCATGCCGCAGCGGGCGGCGTGGGCTCAGCCGCCGTGCAACTGGCCCATGCGGCGGGAGCGCGCGTATTCGCCACGGCCGGCGGCGACAAGCGCGGCGCTGTGCTGGGCTGCGGGGCCGATGTGTTCATCGACTACCGCAGCGAAGACTTTCAGGCGGTGGTGGCGCAGGCCACGCAGGGCCGGGGCGTGGATGTGGTGATCGACTTCATCGGGGCTCCGTACCTGCAGCGCAACGTGCGGTCGCTGGCTGACGGCGGGCGTCTGGTGTCGGTGGGGCTACTGGGTGGTGCGCAGGGTGCGGAGCTGCCTATGGATGTGGTGCTGTACCGCCACCTGCAGATCCTTGGCACCGTGATGAAGTCCCGCCCGCCCGAGGTAAAACAGGCCATGGTCCAGCGGTTTGCCCAGCAGTGGCTGCCAGCCCTGGCCACCGGGGTGATCCGGCCGGTGATCGACAGCACGTTTGCACTGGCCGATGCCGCACAGGCCCATCGGCGCATGGAGTCTGGCGCCAGCATTGGCAAGATCCTGTTGCTGCCCGAGGCGCGCTGA
- a CDS encoding phosphoethanolamine transferase: MLLSLRRLLPFASASRSEPPSAPTPPRPMHPAWVVVLVSTWLATACNVPLWQEVAQLPGQGSLRGWGFALAFALIVAAGNAALLSLLAWRWTLKPAVLVLVLMAAFGAYFMLAYGIAIDASMLVNVMQTDVKEAGDLLNLRMLGTVLILAAPPLLWLYRRPVQRLTALRHVAHNGLLLVGSIAVIVVCLLLVFQDFASTMRNHTKLRYLINPLNSVYALGNIATKPLRMDTSKILPLGRDAQLGASYAGQAKPPLLVLVLGETGRSGNFGLNGYERDTTPRLSARKDLVSARNAWSCGTSTAASVPCMYSHLGRTGYEGRSANYESLIDVLHHAGLAVLWVDNQSGCKGVCDRVGETITSTQKDPALCAGGECLDRVMLKDLDAQIAALPAEQRQRGTVVVMHQMGSHGPAYYKRSAPENKKFGPECTSTALQECQREQVVNAYDNSIVETDHFLDSVLQWLGAQEQHAQTAMIYVADHGESLGENNIYLHGLPYSIAPDVQKHVPWITWLSPAMQARTHLTTGCLQRDLGERRITHDHYFHSVLGLMDVKTEAYNTELDMFGACRKPAAAG, translated from the coding sequence ATGCTTTTGTCCCTGCGGCGCCTGCTGCCCTTTGCCTCGGCTTCACGTTCGGAGCCTCCGTCTGCCCCCACCCCACCCCGCCCCATGCACCCCGCCTGGGTGGTGGTGCTGGTCAGCACCTGGCTGGCCACAGCCTGCAACGTGCCGCTGTGGCAAGAAGTGGCCCAGTTGCCCGGTCAGGGCAGCCTGCGCGGCTGGGGCTTTGCGCTGGCTTTTGCGCTCATCGTCGCAGCGGGCAACGCGGCGCTGCTGAGCCTGCTGGCCTGGCGCTGGACGCTCAAGCCCGCCGTGCTGGTGCTGGTGCTGATGGCCGCGTTTGGTGCCTACTTCATGCTGGCCTACGGCATCGCGATCGACGCCAGCATGCTGGTCAACGTGATGCAGACCGACGTGAAAGAAGCTGGCGACCTGCTCAACCTGCGCATGCTGGGCACAGTGCTCATCCTGGCTGCGCCGCCGTTGCTGTGGCTGTACCGCCGCCCCGTGCAGCGCCTCACGGCCCTGCGCCATGTGGCGCACAACGGGCTGCTGCTGGTGGGCTCCATCGCCGTCATCGTGGTGTGCCTGCTGCTGGTGTTCCAGGACTTTGCCTCGACCATGCGCAACCACACCAAGCTGCGCTACCTGATCAACCCGCTCAACAGCGTGTACGCGCTGGGCAACATTGCCACCAAGCCTTTGCGCATGGACACCAGCAAGATCCTGCCCCTGGGCCGGGATGCCCAGCTGGGCGCCAGCTACGCCGGCCAGGCCAAGCCCCCTCTGCTGGTGCTGGTGCTGGGCGAGACAGGCCGCAGCGGCAACTTTGGCCTGAACGGCTATGAGCGCGACACCACGCCCCGCCTGTCGGCCCGCAAGGACCTGGTGAGTGCCCGCAACGCCTGGTCCTGCGGCACCAGCACCGCCGCGTCGGTGCCCTGCATGTATTCGCACCTGGGCCGCACGGGCTACGAGGGCCGATCGGCCAACTACGAAAGCCTGATCGACGTGCTGCACCATGCCGGCCTAGCCGTGCTGTGGGTGGACAACCAGTCGGGCTGCAAGGGTGTGTGCGACCGCGTCGGCGAGACCATCACCAGCACCCAGAAGGACCCCGCACTGTGCGCAGGCGGCGAGTGCCTGGACCGCGTGATGCTCAAGGACCTGGACGCCCAGATCGCCGCCCTGCCCGCTGAGCAGCGCCAGCGCGGCACCGTGGTGGTCATGCACCAGATGGGCAGCCACGGCCCCGCGTACTACAAGCGCTCCGCGCCCGAGAACAAGAAGTTCGGCCCCGAGTGCACCTCCACCGCGCTGCAGGAATGCCAGCGCGAGCAGGTGGTCAACGCCTACGACAACAGCATCGTCGAGACCGACCATTTCCTCGATTCAGTGCTCCAGTGGCTGGGAGCGCAGGAACAACATGCCCAGACAGCTATGATTTACGTAGCAGACCATGGTGAGTCGCTGGGTGAGAACAACATCTACCTGCACGGCCTGCCCTACTCCATTGCGCCCGACGTGCAAAAACACGTGCCCTGGATCACCTGGCTGTCACCCGCCATGCAGGCCCGTACCCACCTCACCACGGGCTGCCTGCAGCGAGACCTGGGCGAGCGACGCATCACGCACGACCACTACTTCCACTCGGTGCTGGGCCTGATGGATGTGAAGACCGAGGCGTACAACACCGAGCTGGACATGTTTGGCGCGTGCCGCAAGCCGGCCGCAGCGGGCTGA